A genomic stretch from Pyxidicoccus trucidator includes:
- a CDS encoding 3-keto-5-aminohexanoate cleavage protein → MSTPMVITAAMVGAETTREQTPHLPISAEEIAEDAVRCREAGAAMVHLHVRTADGKPSQDAELFRAAIRAIRKRTDVLIQTSTGGAVGMSVDERCGPLTLTGSDRPDMATLTTGTVNFGEEVFWNPRPLVRDIAKRIRGIGLRPELECFDVGMIDEARYLAKEGLVDLPAHFDFVLGVPGTLQPRPEVLDFMIAALPEGSTWTVAGVGRHQLPYVDEAAKRGGNARVGLEDNIYVSKGVLAKGNWELVAEAAKRARANGREPATPEQARKLLRLS, encoded by the coding sequence ATGAGCACGCCCATGGTCATCACCGCGGCGATGGTCGGCGCCGAGACGACGCGCGAGCAGACGCCGCACCTGCCGATCTCCGCCGAGGAGATCGCCGAGGACGCGGTGCGCTGCCGTGAGGCCGGCGCGGCGATGGTGCACCTGCACGTGCGCACGGCGGACGGCAAGCCCTCCCAGGACGCGGAGCTGTTCCGCGCCGCCATCCGCGCCATCCGCAAGCGCACGGACGTGCTCATCCAGACGTCCACCGGCGGCGCGGTGGGCATGAGCGTGGACGAGCGCTGTGGCCCGCTGACGCTCACGGGCTCGGACCGGCCGGACATGGCCACGCTCACCACGGGCACGGTGAACTTCGGCGAGGAGGTCTTCTGGAATCCCCGCCCGCTCGTCCGGGACATCGCGAAGCGCATCCGCGGCATCGGCCTTCGGCCGGAGCTGGAGTGCTTCGACGTGGGCATGATTGACGAGGCCCGCTACCTCGCGAAGGAGGGGCTGGTGGACCTGCCGGCGCACTTCGACTTCGTGCTCGGGGTGCCGGGCACGCTGCAGCCCCGGCCCGAGGTGCTGGACTTCATGATTGCCGCGCTGCCGGAGGGCTCCACCTGGACGGTCGCGGGCGTGGGCCGGCACCAGCTGCCCTACGTGGACGAGGCGGCGAAGCGGGGCGGCAACGCGCGCGTGGGCCTGGAGGACAACATCTACGTGTCCAAGGGCGTGCTCGCGAAGGGCAACTGGGAGCTGGTCGCCGAGGCCGCGAAGCGCGCGCGGGCCAACGGCCGTGAGCCGGCCACGCCGGAGCAGGCCCGGAAGCTGCTGCGCCTGAGCTGA
- a CDS encoding hotdog fold domain-containing protein: MSSHDAHYGGNLVDGARMLGLFGDVATELCIRSDGDEGLFRAYDSVEFLAPVYAGDFIEAEGEIVSAGNTSRKMRFEARKVIRPRPDVNDSAADLLQEPVVVCRASGTCVVPKDKQRGQK, encoded by the coding sequence ATGAGCAGCCATGACGCGCACTACGGCGGCAACCTCGTGGACGGCGCGCGCATGCTGGGCCTCTTCGGCGACGTGGCCACGGAGCTGTGCATCCGCAGCGACGGGGACGAGGGGCTGTTCCGCGCCTACGACTCGGTGGAGTTCCTCGCGCCCGTGTACGCCGGGGACTTCATCGAGGCGGAAGGGGAGATTGTCAGCGCGGGCAACACGTCGCGGAAGATGCGCTTCGAGGCGCGCAAGGTCATCCGCCCGCGCCCGGACGTGAACGATTCGGCGGCGGACCTGTTGCAGGAGCCGGTGGTGGTGTGCCGTGCTTCGGGGACCTGCGTGGTTCCGAAGGACAAGCAGCGAGGTCAAAAATGA